The stretch of DNA AGAGGCCGAAGATTCGAGGTGGGATTGAGCGTAAAGCTTTAATGCTAAGGAGGTAGGAGTGCGTCCACCAGAGGAGTGCTGCTGTTTCAAGTAGCCCTCTTCCTCGAGCCGGACGAAGTAGTTGCGGATGGTGGCAGAGCTGATGTTTTCAAACCCGTTCTCTCTAAGCGTGTTAGAGCCGATTGGGGAGCCCGTTTTAAGATAGAGCTCGACCAGCCCGAGAAGAACGAGCTTCTCTCGCTGGTCTTTAGGGGGCTTTTTAGGAGTGATGTTCTTCACTTGTTTTGCCGAGATTTTTTGATTTATCCCCGATTATAGCAAAGCGTGAAAGGTAAACGCAACAAAAATTTAGCAGTCGGATAAGATGACTGCTTGATTGTTTTGTATCGTATTGATTATTAAGGCTCTATGATTGCAGGATCGTGTGCGATGAGGGGGAGGACATCGACCACGGAGGGGGCCCAGTCGAGCCCGCGACTGTAGACCAGCCTGGAAGAGATATAGCAGGCGATTATCGCCTTCTTATGGATATCGGGTATCTCCAGTAGGATCCGCTTCTGATAGCGCGATCTAAGCAGCGGAGGGCAGTAATTAAGGAGGCATCGGATAAGAGGGTCTTCCGGGTCGTTACTGAGGGTCTGGGTTACCAGGTAGTCGAGAAGTTCGTAGGTAAACGAGTTGATCTTCTCTGAGATCCAGTCGGAGATATCGGTTAAGAAGGAGCCGGTCTGCTTGTGTGTGCGAAGGAGGAGCTGCGCCTCATCTTTAGCTCTTCCGCGGATGATCTCGAGGATCTCCTTCATGAGGACTGGCTTCTCCTTGATGAACTCCTCTTCGGAGAGGCAGAGGCCGCAGAGGACCTCAAATGAGGAGCAGATCACGCCTCCTTTATTTGCAGAGCTATCCTTAATGATTAGCAGCTGCAATTTCTCAAGCGATTTGCGCGCCCATGGAGTGATATAGAGGTTGGCGCCTTCGACAACGGCTTTTGAGGTGGGGTGCTCTTCGGCATCGAGGTAGTCTTTGTAGTTATTATCGTTAAGTGTGCGGGGGCGGCCTCCGCCCGGAACAAAGATGTCCGCCTTGGTCTGGTGCACATTGCTGCGGAAGAGGTGGTTCATCTCATTTCCAGAGAGCCACTCTTCAATCAGTTTGCCTCCCTTCTTTCTCCAGCAGAGCGTCTGCTGGGCATAAGCGGTCTGCTCTCTCTTCGAGCGAAGGTCGAGGAGAAAGCCCCCCTCTGAGAGCTTCTCTGGAGGATAGAAGCGAATCGCCTTCACCTCGTGAAAGAGCTTCTCCATGGTAGGAAGGTCGAGTCCTTGAGGATCGAAGATCGTTCCAGAGACGTCGGTGAGGGCAACGAGTTTTGCAGTCTTCGGATAGAAGCGCGCGAGGTTTAAGATCTCATTTCCTGCGACATCTCCATCGGGTCCGCCCGACATTTTAATGGTGAAGGGGTCTTTGGTAGGGTCGATGCCGAGATAGCGTAAGACCTCTTCTACATAGACGTTAACGCCTAGAGAGGTGACGCCATACTCCTTGTGATTGATGCCAGCGCCGGGCTTGCTGCTGATAAAGGAGCTTCCGGGCTTGTAGCCTTGACGCTTGCTGAAGTTTGCGATCCAGACGATCATCTCATTGTGCATGTTCTCATCTGGTCCGAGATAGATATACTCGGGCTTCTTCCAGTAGTCGACGACATCTTTAGCTTTTAACGTTCCATCTGCTTCGCAGTTAACGAGCGTGAGGAAGCTCTCGACGTAGGCGCGCTGGCTCTGGTGGAGGTATTCGAGCTTATGCTCTTTATCGAAGGCGAGCGTTCTCTCTTGAATCTCGGAGAGTTTTAATCCCGCCTCTTCTAGCTCTTTTGCATAGATCTCTCCCTCGGCAAGGAGCCTCTCGTAGGGCTCGAGCAGAATAACCGCTTTGGCTCCGCCCTCTGGGATGTCCTTGTTCTTCTTCTGCTGCGTGTAGGCGAGGCCGTAGCATTCTGCGAAGACGTTGTTTCTCTCGACGAGCAGCTGCTCCATCTTCTCTGGAAAGACGGTGCGAAGTCCGCCGCGCGAGAGGTCTTTAAAGCGGACGTGGAATCCGATGAAGTACATGCCTTTCATGAAGAAGATCGCGTAGGGGAGCTCGGGGAATTTTTCTTTGTAGTCGTAGGGCGCATGCGAAAGATAGTTGGGATCTAGCCGGAAGGAGAGCGCCGTCTTGTTGTTGCGATAGAAGTTTGTCTTCTGCGTAAAGTGGACGAAGTTGAGCGCCTGTTTCAGGATGTTTTTGCGTCTCTTGTCGTTCAGCTCCTGTCCAGTATCTAGCTCGTTAACG from Chlamydiales bacterium encodes:
- a CDS encoding NAD-glutamate dehydrogenase; the protein is MAAPPQDRPFLREQLKQALQKESKRFEEFYLWICEHMPPSFFEEVRGDNLLLITHNLMGLNLQEFFSHIHLKGGAISLCLESTDADLRILKHFRRFGIKDYRAFVSNAAPPLPGTNSFLRIAITTFTGMPSQQPAPEEIISQERQKELLELVRTRNPQVTDAEFKKLIEGMNPRFLKALGTERLIAALDMFFRAETRDHCQYEVKRVEDWEKRKDSPSLQIVLAWRNVPKHGFLYRLAKMIHRHSLAIKRVNTTYIDPYSSKNVLIMSLGLHGISGKAAWEEADVLDFLRELVTLKYFEGMESIESLFVDSGLVRGNIGHLIKSMISFVHQVLVHEDVHMYSLSQVEEGFSRHPELIVQICEAFEWKFNPEKHNLVKYETIRESLLKLVNELDTGQELNDKRRKNILKQALNFVHFTQKTNFYRNNKTALSFRLDPNYLSHAPYDYKEKFPELPYAIFFMKGMYFIGFHVRFKDLSRGGLRTVFPEKMEQLLVERNNVFAECYGLAYTQQKKNKDIPEGGAKAVILLEPYERLLAEGEIYAKELEEAGLKLSEIQERTLAFDKEHKLEYLHQSQRAYVESFLTLVNCEADGTLKAKDVVDYWKKPEYIYLGPDENMHNEMIVWIANFSKRQGYKPGSSFISSKPGAGINHKEYGVTSLGVNVYVEEVLRYLGIDPTKDPFTIKMSGGPDGDVAGNEILNLARFYPKTAKLVALTDVSGTIFDPQGLDLPTMEKLFHEVKAIRFYPPEKLSEGGFLLDLRSKREQTAYAQQTLCWRKKGGKLIEEWLSGNEMNHLFRSNVHQTKADIFVPGGGRPRTLNDNNYKDYLDAEEHPTSKAVVEGANLYITPWARKSLEKLQLLIIKDSSANKGGVICSSFEVLCGLCLSEEEFIKEKPVLMKEILEIIRGRAKDEAQLLLRTHKQTGSFLTDISDWISEKINSFTYELLDYLVTQTLSNDPEDPLIRCLLNYCPPLLRSRYQKRILLEIPDIHKKAIIACYISSRLVYSRGLDWAPSVVDVLPLIAHDPAIIEP